The following DNA comes from Camelina sativa cultivar DH55 chromosome 14, Cs, whole genome shotgun sequence.
ATCACATCCTCCTCCCTCTCGTCTCTTAAAATTGGATTTTGCTTCATATCAATATCGTCACTAGGCCAGCTCTCCATTTCTGATCACCAGATCTGCCGCCGGTGTTAAGCTTTCAGGTGAATGCTATAAACCTTAGCATTTTTTCTCTTCTGCACCGATATTTATTTCGTGCGtgctcttgttgttgttctctggAATTGCAAAATTGTTTGTCGTGGTGTTTTCGAATCTCGGTATCTCTTTAGTGTTGTTTCTCATCGAGAAATTGATGTGTTGTGGCTTTATGTTGGGATCTCTGTGATGTGTAttcagttgttgttgttgtgggcGTTGCTTATTCGTAGTCTGTTGCCGCCTCTGAAAGAATCAGTCTTATGTTATAGCGTTTAACAGTGTGACTCTTTTAGGTTTGGTTTGCAAAATTTAGTGGTTTGTTTGGCTTCTTGAATCAGAGCAGCATGCTTGCGTTTGTTCTTTGATACAATATTGGAACTATGAGTGAGAATGTTAGATgaagatcttttgttttgttgcctAAGTGGTTTGATGTGCAATGATTGTTATTATCAGACCTGAATCTTGTATATACATCAATGTTCTGAATCCAAGGCCTTAATAAGTGTACTTCCCAGGAAAAGGAGATCAAATGGGTCGTGGAGTTAGTGCTGGTGGTGGGCAAAGTTCTTTGGGATATCTTTTTGGTAGTGGAGAGGCTCCAAAGCCAGCCGTTAGCAATGCTCCAGCTCCTCAGTCTGACACTCTGCCTGTGAATGCTGATCCTTCACCTAAACCCGCTGCTGCTCAGCCGGCTAATGTCACCAAGCAAATACCTGCTGGTATCAGTAACTCCTCTACAAACAACTACGCTCGAACAGATGGACAGAACACAGGCAACTTCCTTACggtattgtttctttttatcgctgtaaaaattttgattttctataGACAAGGTGATTGACATTGTTGTGTAATCACCTCGCTATGTCATTTACCAAAAGTAAAACCTTCTCACCCACAAGTAGCAAAtatttttgcagaaaaaaaagCATCTCTTGGGTTTTGTTTGCATGATATGAAACCACAACTTCACTCAAGTTTTTGAATGAGTTAACACTTAATTATCTAAACATCTATGCATTGGTCAACCGCGCAGTTTAACTAAAACAATTTTGGCTGAATGCAGGACCGGCCATCGACCAAGGTACATGCGGCCCCTGGAGGCGGCTCATCTCTGAATTACCTCTTCGGTGATGGTCGAAGCAATTAGCAACTTGTCTTTGTCCCGTCGGAAAGTATgtctctcatcttctttctgaactttgtaaaagaaaagagatgagaAACTTGGTACTGCTGGCTAAGAAAGGTCTCATCTTTTTCTACCACATTGTTCATTTTCTCGAATCTCGATCTGGTTTTTAGATTAGTGAAAATTTTCGTAGAACTTTCTCACAACAGCATATTTGATTGTATTTGTCAAATATGAAGACAAAGTGGACGCAGACCATAATACCACCAGGGCATTATCATCAACAGAAGTCAGAAACAACAAGATTTAACCTATGAGATTCCCTTTTTGTTACTGGTTGGTCTTATAGAACGTGGACGATTTCAATTCAGAAGCAATAAGCGATACATCAGCTACTATACTTGCATGAACTTGAGAGGAGATCCATGTACAATGCAAAGCAAAGAAATTCTCCAATGATGTGGCTTTCTCAACTGTAACTTAGAGATTTCAGTGAAACGGATCATAGCTAAGATATTCTCATGGCTATATCATAGATCCACCAGTGTCTCAGTCACATATACTGAATCGACAAGCAAGGAAGATATTTTGGTAGATGGTTGTGCCctttctaaaatcaaatcgaCAGATCCTACATAATATCAGAGGTTCACAATGTAGACTTTGCGAGGCTATCTGGCGCAATGCTGATAAGAGTAAAGGACAAACAGGAGGATATAAGGAGATTGATACCAGCAAACCAAACCATCATCCATTAATCATATCATTAAATGTGTATTGAAACATGATCCCAACTAAAAAGTTTGatgaaagtgaaaaaaataataataatgatctATCATCATATCTGTGATACAAAAATCTATAATGGGAAGTTCTCGT
Coding sequences within:
- the LOC104741221 gene encoding protein SPIRAL1-like 1, which translates into the protein MGRGVSAGGGQSSLGYLFGSGEAPKPAVSNAPAPQSDTLPVNADPSPKPAAAQPANVTKQIPAGISNSSTNNYARTDGQNTGNFLTDRPSTKVHAAPGGGSSLNYLFGDGRSN